The following proteins are encoded in a genomic region of Pyxicephalus adspersus chromosome 9, UCB_Pads_2.0, whole genome shotgun sequence:
- the LOC140338248 gene encoding ATP-binding cassette sub-family C member 8-like: MQDGILKMLRDNKRTTVLVTHKLQYLIHADWIIAMKDGTIQREGTLKDIQNSDPELYEHWKTLMNRQDQELEKEIIERKTPAKKRIVCSRETLGDDEEDEGKERSAKCGFSYFWRRCSSS; the protein is encoded by the exons ATGCAGGATGGGATATTAAAGATGCTGCGGGATAACAAGAGAACCACCGTCCTGGTCACACACAAGCTGCAGTACCTCATTCATGCTGATTGG ATTATCGCCATGAAAGACGGGACAATCCAGAGAGAGGGGACACTGAAGGACATCCAGAATTCAGACCCTGAACTTTATGAACATTGGAAGACGCTGATGAACCGGCAGGACCAGGAGCTGGAAAAG GAGATAATAGAGAGGAAAACGCCGGCAAAGAAGAGAATAGTGTGCTCGCGGGAAACGCTTGGAGATGACGAGGAAGATGAAGGTAAAGAGAGATCGGCAAAGTGTGGATTTTCTTATTTCTGGAGGCGTTGCTCATCTTCCTGA